A stretch of the Filimonas lacunae genome encodes the following:
- a CDS encoding SusC/RagA family TonB-linked outer membrane protein, which produces MRVSYLLMIAQFTLLSLSMAKDTHGQDLSKVVSVQFHQAGIKESLLEIQRQSGIRFILPEKLMLAEDKKITFQSNGISVQALLDRVLDSTDLAYRTLEGYVVIDARERRVVSGKLTGVIRDEKGNALAGAGVRIVELNQTIQTDVNGSYIITLKPGTYTVEYTYVSYQRQVDRVLVEEGKTVTMDITLKPANNLLTEVVVSYGKQRLRNITGSVAAVDAGPMQDMPVMQFAQQLQGKVAGVQVAQTSGQPGRGMGFVIRGAASFYSSNQPLFVIDGLPITGSINNINPAEIESFSFLKDASATALYGSRAANGVVLITTKHAKPGDAKVEFSAYYGVQKIPTNKLPRMMNAHEFATYMKQRMEDGLLYEPGYTVAADYKAAYDNPDQYGEGTNWFKLLTRAAPIQSYDLSVRSAREHSASTLIAGYQEQQGVIINTGTRLFSLRFNQDFTSENNKLRVGFNLAPSYRVDHNNRLSTDGVGGYFERFFEASPLLSPYNADGSYARNVTSPGMVSYINPLATFNLTNDDYYTTRILANGYLNYEFFKGLSLKTNLGIDKGNETRKYFQSGLVTGTQGQTTGTSSAIDNGSWTAEANLVYDKTIATDHHIEALAGYSAQKFSTYSNTLTGLGYTSDDIPYLSAATSITGGSGAGDFSMLSYIGRFNYSFKNRYLLSAAFRNDGSSRFGINKQWGIFPSVSAGWVISEEAFMQTVTAIDFLKLRGSFGVTGNNNFPGNYDAQATIGTYYYNYNNTVTQGQTINRLPNADLRWERNKQLDFGIDVALLNNRISLTYDYYHKLTDGLIQQRAIPTSSGFSQILYNVGALKMWGHEFSISTKNLVGDLKWNTRLIVSFDRNLITNLVDPGYIRRNTTVSSDYYRQQVGHHLGEFYGFVFDGLYRDAADLANSPKYLSTTAKPNGNSDIGTIKVKDLSGDGNIDDVNDRTFIGDPTPTFTGGMVNSFTYKNFDFNIDMSFSAGGKILNAAKWAYRTNMDGSRNLEVAALDHWRSLENPGSGMYPRTKTGTTAMGRQVNSQWIESGSYLTAKNISLGYTLPVKGGMINKVRVYASVQQAFVWSRYSGMNPEINVGGSDPTAGVGIDENAYPIPRTFSIGFITTFK; this is translated from the coding sequence ATGAGAGTTTCCTATTTACTGATGATTGCCCAATTTACCCTGTTGAGTCTGTCGATGGCAAAGGATACGCATGGCCAGGATCTCAGCAAAGTAGTTTCGGTTCAGTTTCACCAGGCGGGTATTAAAGAAAGCCTGCTGGAAATTCAGCGTCAAAGCGGCATCCGGTTTATTCTGCCGGAAAAGCTGATGCTGGCCGAAGACAAAAAAATCACCTTTCAAAGTAACGGCATCAGCGTGCAGGCATTGCTGGATAGGGTGCTGGATTCTACCGATCTGGCTTATCGTACATTGGAAGGGTATGTTGTGATTGATGCCCGTGAACGCAGGGTGGTGTCAGGTAAATTAACCGGTGTTATCCGCGACGAAAAAGGGAATGCATTGGCAGGGGCAGGGGTGCGTATTGTGGAGCTGAATCAAACCATACAAACCGATGTAAATGGTAGTTATATCATAACGCTTAAACCCGGCACTTATACAGTAGAATATACCTATGTATCGTATCAAAGGCAGGTGGACAGGGTGTTGGTAGAAGAAGGTAAAACCGTTACCATGGATATAACGTTAAAGCCTGCTAATAACCTGTTAACAGAAGTGGTAGTAAGCTATGGCAAGCAACGCTTGCGTAACATTACCGGTTCAGTTGCTGCGGTAGATGCCGGTCCGATGCAGGATATGCCGGTAATGCAGTTTGCGCAGCAGTTACAGGGCAAGGTAGCTGGTGTGCAGGTAGCACAAACCAGCGGACAGCCGGGGCGTGGTATGGGCTTTGTTATTCGTGGCGCGGCTTCTTTTTATTCCAGCAACCAGCCATTGTTTGTGATAGATGGATTGCCCATTACCGGCAGCATTAATAATATCAATCCGGCTGAAATAGAAAGCTTTAGTTTTTTAAAAGATGCTTCTGCTACTGCTTTATATGGTTCGCGTGCAGCGAATGGAGTGGTGCTGATTACTACCAAGCATGCTAAACCGGGCGATGCCAAAGTGGAATTTTCTGCTTACTATGGTGTTCAGAAGATTCCTACTAATAAACTGCCGCGCATGATGAATGCCCATGAGTTTGCTACTTATATGAAGCAACGCATGGAAGATGGTTTATTGTATGAGCCTGGTTACACGGTAGCGGCTGATTATAAAGCAGCTTATGATAACCCGGATCAGTATGGCGAAGGAACTAACTGGTTTAAACTGTTAACACGTGCCGCGCCTATTCAAAGCTACGATCTCAGTGTAAGAAGCGCCAGAGAGCATTCCGCTTCTACTTTGATAGCTGGCTACCAGGAGCAGCAGGGGGTTATTATCAATACCGGCACCCGTTTGTTCTCCCTGCGTTTTAACCAGGATTTTACCAGTGAAAACAATAAGCTGCGTGTAGGGTTTAACCTGGCTCCCAGCTATCGCGTTGATCATAACAACCGGTTATCTACGGATGGGGTAGGCGGTTATTTTGAACGTTTCTTTGAAGCCAGTCCATTGCTCTCGCCCTACAATGCAGATGGCAGTTATGCCCGCAACGTAACTTCTCCGGGTATGGTATCATATATTAATCCGCTGGCTACTTTTAACCTTACCAACGATGATTATTATACCACGCGTATACTGGCCAATGGCTACCTGAACTACGAGTTTTTTAAAGGCCTGAGTTTGAAAACCAACCTGGGTATCGATAAGGGCAATGAAACCCGCAAGTATTTTCAATCAGGTCTGGTAACGGGAACGCAGGGACAAACTACGGGCACCAGCTCAGCAATAGACAATGGTTCGTGGACGGCAGAAGCCAACCTGGTGTATGATAAAACCATTGCTACAGATCATCATATAGAAGCGCTGGCAGGCTATTCAGCACAGAAGTTCAGTACTTATAGCAATACACTTACCGGTTTAGGATATACCAGTGATGATATTCCTTACCTCAGTGCTGCTACCAGCATTACCGGTGGCAGCGGAGCGGGTGATTTTTCTATGTTGTCTTACATCGGTCGTTTTAACTACAGCTTTAAAAACAGATATCTGTTATCAGCCGCTTTCCGTAACGATGGTTCTTCTCGGTTTGGTATTAACAAACAGTGGGGTATTTTCCCTTCTGTATCAGCCGGCTGGGTTATCAGTGAAGAAGCGTTTATGCAAACTGTAACCGCTATAGATTTCCTGAAACTGCGCGGTAGCTTTGGTGTTACCGGTAATAATAACTTCCCGGGTAACTATGATGCGCAGGCTACTATCGGCACTTACTATTACAACTATAATAACACGGTTACACAGGGACAGACGATTAACCGCCTCCCGAATGCCGATTTGCGTTGGGAGCGTAATAAGCAACTGGACTTTGGTATAGATGTAGCCCTGTTGAACAACCGTATCAGCCTTACGTATGATTATTACCATAAGCTTACCGATGGATTGATTCAGCAGCGTGCTATACCTACTTCTTCAGGCTTTAGCCAGATATTGTATAATGTGGGTGCATTGAAAATGTGGGGCCATGAATTCAGTATCTCTACTAAAAACCTGGTGGGCGATCTGAAGTGGAACACCCGGCTGATTGTGTCGTTTGATCGTAACCTGATTACCAACCTGGTAGATCCGGGCTATATCCGTCGTAACACAACTGTCTCTTCTGATTATTACCGTCAACAGGTGGGGCATCACCTGGGTGAGTTCTATGGTTTTGTGTTTGATGGTTTGTATCGCGATGCAGCTGATCTGGCTAATTCACCCAAATACCTGAGCACCACTGCCAAGCCGAACGGGAACTCTGATATAGGAACCATTAAGGTAAAAGACCTGAGTGGGGATGGTAATATTGATGATGTAAACGACCGCACATTTATTGGCGATCCTACCCCTACTTTTACAGGTGGCATGGTCAACAGCTTTACCTATAAAAACTTTGATTTTAATATTGATATGTCGTTTTCGGCAGGGGGTAAAATTTTAAATGCGGCTAAATGGGCTTACCGTACCAATATGGACGGATCGCGTAACCTGGAAGTGGCAGCACTGGATCATTGGCGTTCGCTGGAAAATCCAGGCTCAGGCATGTATCCGAGAACTAAAACCGGTACCACTGCCATGGGCCGCCAGGTAAACTCCCAATGGATAGAAAGCGGCTCTTACCTCACCGCCAAGAATATTTCGCTGGGTTATACACTGCCTGTAAAAGGTGGTATGATTAACAAAGTAAGGGTATACGCTTCTGTGCAGCAGGCGTTTGTATGGTCACGCTATTCAGGTATGAACCCTGAAATAAATGTAGGCGGATCTGATCCTACGGCGGGTGTGGGCATTGACGAAAATGCATATCCCATCCCACGTACATTTTCTATTGGCTTTATTACCACATTCAAATAA
- a CDS encoding RagB/SusD family nutrient uptake outer membrane protein — translation MKKILIPAAFLAIVASSCSKSFIELTPKDSYTDASYYKTETQFRAALVAAYAPLRDVLINDYFTSEMHSDNTVYQPIPGNRGTAFVERENISDFVNTSTNSYAAATWQHSYTGISRANIIISRLKTAAIADSVKAGIDGQAKFLRALNYFKLVRLYGGVPLFLEEVTTAEDAFKARSTAEEVYTQVVADAKDAVSELAAPGKFPQTGEATKGSATILLAEVYCQQKKWAEAEALLNTLPGMGYDLNANYADAFLPANKNSKESLFEIQFLGGTMTGATPNVLSFHFLPRSKDTKLLTGITIDNTGSGGWNTPSTDLIQSFEPNDKRLDASIGIAEGTYDVSSYFAYSAVKSVINYTPATGKTGVPYIKKYLHAPLVATTGSSDNFPIYRYADALLLLAEALNEQSRPGEALIPLNRVRARAGLTAIQNTDIDILRDTIFHERRVELAFENHRWTDLLRAGKALTVINDFGKKIRQQLTYLSSDAYVIDAHNLVFPIPQNEVGLNIKIKQNDGYF, via the coding sequence ATGAAAAAGATATTGATACCGGCAGCATTCCTGGCCATTGTAGCCAGCTCCTGCTCTAAAAGCTTTATTGAGCTTACCCCGAAGGATTCGTATACCGATGCTTCTTATTACAAAACGGAAACACAGTTTCGTGCGGCACTGGTTGCGGCTTATGCACCTTTGCGTGATGTGCTGATCAACGATTACTTTACTTCCGAAATGCACTCTGATAATACCGTGTATCAGCCTATTCCGGGTAACCGAGGTACTGCCTTTGTAGAAAGGGAAAATATATCTGATTTTGTTAACACTTCTACTAATTCCTATGCTGCTGCTACATGGCAGCATAGCTACACGGGTATTTCGCGTGCCAATATCATTATCTCCCGTTTAAAAACGGCAGCGATAGCCGACAGCGTTAAAGCGGGTATTGATGGGCAGGCGAAGTTTTTACGTGCGTTGAATTATTTTAAACTGGTACGCTTATATGGCGGGGTGCCTTTGTTTTTAGAAGAAGTAACTACTGCCGAAGATGCGTTTAAAGCCCGCTCTACGGCGGAGGAAGTCTACACACAGGTAGTGGCTGATGCCAAAGACGCGGTGAGTGAACTGGCTGCCCCGGGTAAGTTTCCACAAACAGGGGAAGCCACCAAAGGTTCTGCTACTATCTTACTGGCCGAAGTGTATTGCCAGCAAAAGAAATGGGCCGAGGCGGAAGCATTGCTGAATACCTTGCCCGGCATGGGCTACGATTTAAATGCTAACTATGCCGATGCGTTTTTGCCTGCGAATAAAAACAGCAAGGAGAGTTTGTTTGAAATACAGTTTTTAGGTGGTACCATGACGGGGGCTACGCCTAATGTGTTGTCGTTTCATTTCCTTCCCCGCAGTAAGGACACCAAATTACTCACAGGCATTACTATTGATAACACAGGTTCCGGTGGCTGGAACACACCCAGTACAGATCTGATACAAAGCTTTGAGCCTAATGATAAGCGTTTAGATGCTTCTATTGGCATAGCAGAAGGTACTTATGATGTCAGCAGTTATTTTGCCTATTCTGCTGTTAAAAGTGTGATCAACTATACGCCTGCTACGGGTAAAACCGGTGTGCCTTATATCAAAAAATACCTGCATGCCCCATTAGTAGCCACTACCGGTTCCAGCGATAATTTTCCTATCTATCGTTACGCCGATGCCCTGCTGTTGCTGGCAGAAGCTTTGAATGAGCAAAGCAGACCCGGTGAAGCCTTAATTCCTCTGAACAGGGTGCGCGCCAGGGCAGGACTTACGGCTATACAAAACACAGATATAGACATCCTACGCGATACTATTTTTCATGAGCGCCGTGTAGAGCTGGCTTTTGAAAACCACCGCTGGACCGATCTGCTGCGTGCCGGAAAGGCATTGACCGTGATTAATGATTTTGGTAAGAAAATCAGGCAGCAGCTTACTTACCTATCATCCGATGCGTATGTAATAGATGCACATAACCTGGTTTTTCCGATACCGCAGAATGAAGTGGGCCTGAATATTAAGATTAAACAGAATGATGGTTATTTTTAA
- a CDS encoding FG-GAP-like repeat-containing protein yields MKKITNSFQKALCFLLALQLQGTVQAQHTAAANNEEEFSIVVLPDTQYYTAEKNGGKKEMFYAQTDWIVKNAAKERIQYVIQLGDISDDGEKIPQEWVNASEAMYRLEKPLPGYPQGIPYGLAVGNHDQTKSQFPVTGKTDQYNKYFGVAHFKGKQWYGGHYGNDNDSHYDLLTVAGMKLLVLYFEYDSYDENIEGLNRWAAGVLEKYSDRKAILVSHSIIHFNKTAGTNEKGFPPFSKQGKRVFDRLKSYPNVMITLCGHVGDNGEGYRQDGYAGNVIKTFLSDYQSRPQGGHGLMRLMSFSPSKDLIRVRTFSPFTGEEETDADSQFTLPWLHHTTVSRFLDYNNDQVTDVSFFANGDWKIAGQPQQHFGEPGDIAAPADYDGDGKTDLAVFRPSAGKFYLQSGKVVTLGNPGDIPVCGDWDGDGFADVAVYRPATLTWYIDGMDSIRFGHKNSVPVPADYDGDGILDVGVFRTDNSLWQTSLGNIPLEVKHTPGDIPVPGDYDGDGRAEMAVYRPATNEWLINFKAPVKFGQAGDIPVPGNYHKGGKTLPAVYRQGKIYVQDGMVIEAGEGNVQELLNVLPGVRMLGKVTQ; encoded by the coding sequence ATGAAAAAGATAACAAATAGTTTTCAGAAAGCACTCTGCTTTCTGCTGGCCCTGCAACTGCAGGGCACAGTGCAGGCGCAGCACACTGCGGCTGCCAATAATGAGGAGGAGTTTAGTATTGTAGTATTGCCTGATACGCAATATTATACCGCAGAAAAGAACGGTGGCAAAAAGGAGATGTTCTATGCCCAAACAGACTGGATTGTAAAAAATGCTGCGAAAGAGCGTATTCAATACGTGATACAGCTGGGGGATATCAGTGATGACGGAGAGAAGATTCCACAGGAGTGGGTAAATGCTTCGGAGGCCATGTATCGCCTGGAAAAGCCCTTGCCCGGCTACCCGCAAGGTATTCCCTATGGCCTGGCGGTAGGCAACCACGATCAAACTAAAAGTCAGTTCCCGGTAACAGGCAAAACAGACCAGTATAACAAATACTTCGGCGTAGCGCATTTCAAAGGCAAGCAATGGTATGGTGGTCATTATGGCAATGATAATGATAGCCATTACGATTTACTTACGGTAGCAGGGATGAAGCTGCTGGTGCTGTATTTTGAATATGACTCCTACGATGAAAATATAGAAGGCCTTAACCGCTGGGCTGCTGGTGTACTGGAAAAATACAGCGACCGCAAAGCGATACTGGTAAGTCATTCTATCATTCATTTCAACAAAACTGCCGGTACCAACGAGAAAGGTTTTCCGCCTTTCTCTAAACAAGGCAAGCGTGTATTCGATCGCCTGAAAAGCTATCCCAACGTGATGATCACCTTATGCGGCCACGTAGGTGATAACGGCGAAGGTTACCGTCAGGATGGCTATGCCGGTAATGTGATTAAAACCTTTTTATCCGATTACCAAAGCCGGCCCCAAGGTGGTCACGGCCTGATGCGCCTGATGAGTTTTTCCCCGTCGAAAGACCTCATCCGCGTACGCACCTTCTCACCCTTTACCGGCGAAGAAGAAACCGATGCAGATAGCCAATTCACCTTACCCTGGCTGCATCATACCACGGTATCCCGTTTCCTGGATTATAATAACGACCAGGTAACAGACGTGTCGTTCTTTGCCAACGGCGACTGGAAAATTGCCGGCCAACCCCAGCAACACTTTGGTGAACCCGGTGACATAGCCGCGCCTGCTGATTACGATGGTGATGGCAAAACAGACCTGGCCGTATTCCGCCCCTCAGCAGGTAAGTTCTACCTGCAAAGCGGTAAAGTAGTCACCCTGGGCAACCCCGGTGATATACCGGTATGTGGCGATTGGGATGGCGATGGTTTTGCTGATGTGGCTGTTTATCGCCCTGCTACACTCACCTGGTATATTGACGGCATGGATAGCATTCGCTTTGGTCATAAAAACAGTGTGCCGGTACCTGCTGATTACGATGGCGATGGTATACTGGATGTTGGTGTTTTCAGAACCGATAACTCTTTATGGCAAACCAGCCTGGGCAATATCCCACTGGAAGTAAAACATACCCCCGGTGATATTCCGGTACCCGGTGACTACGATGGCGATGGCCGCGCAGAGATGGCGGTGTACAGGCCTGCTACCAACGAATGGCTGATTAACTTTAAAGCACCGGTGAAGTTTGGGCAGGCAGGTGATATACCCGTGCCGGGTAACTACCACAAGGGGGGTAAGACATTGCCTGCGGTATACAGGCAGGGAAAGATTTATGTGCAGGATGGAATGGTGATAGAAGCAGGAGAGGGGAATGTGCAGGAGCTGTTGAATGTGCTGCCGGGAGTGCGGATGTTGGGAAAAGTAACTCAATAG
- a CDS encoding TetR/AcrR family transcriptional regulator: protein MLTKAERTKQFILETAAPIFNQKGISGANIDDVLDAAKLTKGCLYGHFESKEDLALQVVEHMLEKNVEKMRSTISKGKTAKAKVFAFLDFYKDPLNTYLKGGCPIFNIAVESDDNFPAIKDKIAGVIRNGQNIFVSILNEGIQAGEFSADLDPVVYAFKAVSAVEGGVVLCRAMNTAKPMSGLIKSLKMELESYAS from the coding sequence ATGTTGACAAAAGCAGAAAGAACAAAACAATTTATTTTGGAGACAGCTGCGCCCATTTTTAACCAGAAGGGGATTTCGGGTGCCAACATAGATGATGTGCTGGATGCTGCAAAGCTGACTAAGGGCTGCCTTTACGGCCATTTCGAAAGCAAGGAGGATCTGGCTCTTCAGGTCGTTGAACACATGCTCGAAAAAAATGTCGAAAAAATGAGGTCTACTATCAGTAAAGGTAAAACTGCTAAGGCTAAGGTATTCGCCTTTCTTGACTTCTATAAAGACCCTCTGAATACTTATCTTAAAGGCGGGTGCCCCATATTTAACATTGCTGTGGAATCCGATGATAATTTTCCGGCTATCAAAGACAAAATCGCAGGTGTTATCCGAAACGGGCAGAACATTTTTGTGAGCATACTTAATGAAGGTATACAGGCTGGTGAATTTTCTGCTGATCTTGATCCGGTGGTGTATGCATTTAAGGCAGTATCTGCCGTAGAAGGAGGTGTTGTATTGTGCAGGGCCATGAACACAGCTAAGCCTATGTCAGGGTTAATCAAAAGCCTTAAAATGGAATTGGAAAGCTATGCAAGCTAG
- a CDS encoding SDR family NAD(P)-dependent oxidoreductase yields the protein MKSDKKTVLVTGASSGIGLLVASRLHENGYEVIGTSRNPEKHQGKLPFKLLQMDLDDPQSIASFGKQLFGHIKQLDVLINNAGYLVNGLAEETPIEFGKQQFETNFWGTIRLTNELLPYFREQKHGKIITIGSLLGLVGLPNVSYYAASKHALEGYFKSLRFELSQFNIKVVMVEPMSFKTNIGESATVAEGTMGDYDQFREKIIAYTRKTFDDAPEPTPVINTLLRTVRESNPKFSYPVGKGASIVLLLQHFAYKVFEKSILKSINASK from the coding sequence ATGAAATCAGATAAAAAAACGGTACTGGTAACAGGTGCATCATCGGGCATTGGACTGCTTGTTGCCAGCAGGTTACACGAAAATGGCTACGAAGTCATTGGCACAAGCCGTAATCCGGAAAAGCACCAGGGAAAATTACCTTTTAAGTTGTTGCAAATGGACCTGGATGATCCCCAATCCATAGCGTCATTTGGCAAGCAGCTGTTCGGTCATATCAAACAGCTGGATGTGCTGATCAATAATGCAGGATATCTGGTAAACGGCCTTGCCGAGGAAACGCCTATTGAGTTTGGTAAGCAGCAATTTGAAACGAACTTTTGGGGAACGATCAGATTAACCAACGAGTTGTTGCCTTATTTCCGGGAACAAAAACATGGGAAAATAATCACGATTGGTTCGCTTCTGGGCTTAGTAGGTCTTCCGAATGTTTCCTATTACGCAGCATCCAAACATGCCCTCGAAGGTTACTTTAAGTCACTTCGGTTTGAACTGAGCCAGTTCAATATCAAGGTTGTTATGGTTGAGCCGATGAGTTTTAAAACCAATATCGGTGAAAGTGCAACTGTTGCAGAAGGTACGATGGGAGACTACGATCAGTTCCGTGAAAAGATTATCGCATATACCCGGAAGACATTTGATGATGCGCCGGAACCTACCCCTGTTATCAATACTTTATTACGAACGGTGAGGGAAAGTAATCCGAAATTCAGTTACCCTGTGGGAAAAGGAGCATCTATTGTGCTACTGCTTCAGCATTTTGCCTATAAGGTTTTCGAGAAATCCATTCTAAAATCTATTAACGCTTCAAAATAG
- a CDS encoding SDR family oxidoreductase → MQLKGKTVLITGGASGIGLEAAKQFLNNGARVIITGRNQIKLDEAKRLYPTITAIKSDVSDEDDAQKLFNQIQQLGGIDILYNNAGVLTAPINLGIATDQHFADAAYEINVNYLAVIRLNNLFMDMLKARKESAIINTTSLLSYVPAILEATYSASKVALQFYTRALRKHLQLLDSKVKVFEVLPPLVATEMTADRKDKKMTSEKMVKALIAGLENDQPTIRVGDTKAVYILNRFFPGLTFNLVNPKKNYRLLMP, encoded by the coding sequence ATGCAACTAAAAGGAAAAACGGTACTTATCACGGGAGGCGCATCTGGTATCGGATTAGAAGCTGCAAAACAATTTTTAAACAACGGAGCCAGGGTGATTATCACTGGCAGAAACCAGATTAAATTAGACGAGGCTAAGCGACTATATCCGACAATAACAGCTATTAAAAGTGATGTATCAGATGAGGACGATGCGCAAAAGCTTTTCAACCAGATACAACAATTGGGCGGTATAGATATTCTGTATAACAATGCGGGCGTATTAACAGCCCCCATTAACCTCGGAATAGCGACTGACCAGCATTTTGCAGATGCTGCGTATGAAATCAACGTCAATTACCTGGCAGTGATCCGGCTCAACAACCTTTTCATGGATATGCTGAAAGCCCGCAAAGAAAGCGCCATCATTAATACAACCTCTCTGCTTAGTTATGTACCTGCGATTCTGGAAGCTACTTATTCGGCGTCTAAAGTGGCATTACAGTTTTACACGCGGGCGTTAAGGAAACACCTGCAACTCCTGGATAGTAAAGTGAAAGTGTTTGAAGTTCTGCCGCCGCTTGTCGCTACCGAAATGACAGCTGACAGGAAGGATAAGAAAATGACCTCTGAAAAAATGGTAAAGGCACTAATTGCAGGACTTGAAAATGATCAACCCACTATCCGTGTTGGTGATACTAAAGCAGTTTACATTCTTAACCGTTTTTTTCCGGGATTAACTTTCAATCTGGTCAACCCTAAGAAGAATTATAGACTATTGATGCCTTAA
- a CDS encoding NADP-dependent oxidoreductase: MKAFIIDKYTKKDGGHIGQMPAPEPQADEVLVEVHAAGINLLDSKIRSGEFKILLTYKTPFILGHDVAGVVTKVGPAVQKFKVGDEVYSRPADYRIGTFAEFIAVKEKDLALKPKNLSMEEAAAIPLVGLTAWQALIQKGNLKKGQKVFIQAGSGGVGTFAIQLARYMGATVATTTSAGNTALVKSLGADVVIDYKKDDFERVLSDYDLVLHSQDAKTLEKSLRVLKPGGKLISISGPPDPDFAKEAGVPGFVKLLIRILSAATRRKARKLNVGFSFLFMKANGNQLTEITALIHSGIIKPVMDKVYPFSEIKEAITYVESGRAKGKVVVKLK; encoded by the coding sequence ATGAAAGCATTTATCATAGATAAGTACACAAAGAAGGACGGTGGTCATATAGGTCAGATGCCGGCACCAGAACCCCAAGCCGATGAGGTATTGGTAGAGGTACACGCTGCCGGTATTAACCTGCTTGATTCAAAGATCAGAAGTGGTGAGTTCAAAATTCTTTTAACCTACAAAACTCCCTTTATTTTAGGACATGACGTGGCCGGAGTGGTCACCAAAGTAGGGCCTGCCGTACAGAAATTTAAAGTGGGAGATGAGGTGTATTCGAGACCTGCAGATTACCGGATAGGAACGTTCGCAGAATTTATTGCAGTAAAAGAAAAAGACCTGGCGCTTAAACCGAAAAATCTTTCGATGGAAGAAGCGGCAGCCATTCCACTTGTTGGTTTAACTGCCTGGCAGGCATTGATACAAAAAGGCAACCTTAAGAAAGGTCAAAAAGTGTTCATACAGGCAGGTTCCGGTGGCGTAGGTACATTTGCCATTCAACTGGCCAGGTACATGGGCGCCACCGTGGCTACAACTACCAGTGCAGGCAATACAGCGCTTGTTAAAAGCCTCGGCGCAGACGTTGTTATCGACTATAAGAAAGATGATTTTGAGAGGGTCCTGAGCGACTATGATCTCGTTTTACATAGTCAGGATGCAAAAACGCTTGAAAAATCGCTGCGTGTATTAAAACCCGGCGGAAAACTCATTTCTATCTCCGGACCGCCAGACCCGGATTTCGCAAAAGAAGCTGGAGTTCCGGGGTTTGTAAAATTGTTAATCCGCATTCTAAGCGCCGCCACAAGAAGGAAAGCCCGGAAGCTCAATGTTGGTTTTTCATTTCTATTCATGAAGGCCAACGGAAATCAGTTGACGGAAATCACAGCGTTGATTCATTCCGGCATTATTAAGCCCGTTATGGACAAAGTGTACCCTTTTTCGGAAATCAAGGAAGCTATTACCTACGTGGAAAGCGGCCGGGCTAAAGGAAAAGTAGTTGTTAAACTAAAATAA